Proteins encoded within one genomic window of Acidobacteriota bacterium:
- a CDS encoding dienelactone hydrolase family protein gives MVKISPFLVLAGVLLASWADGRIAFGQPASELSRRTQPLEMTGDIASHLVAGADRFLLGKLENSRRTRARHWNRDFSSPGNYARSLEPNRKRLAHILGVRDPRVPFSSPELMATVRQSARIGGTESYDVFSIRWPSVGQMHGEGLLLVPRQGRPAADVIAVPDADQSPEQIAGLIPGVPAASQFARRLAESGCRVVVPALISRDRKRRIGRPLLTHREFIYRSAFELGRHLLGYEIQKLLALVDWFTQDAEGGDPRIGIAGYGEGGGLALYAAALDTRIDAALVSGYFSDRRNIWKQPIDRNVFGLLEQFGDAELASMIAPRSLIVEAARGPELTLPGEGGAPAILDTPPLETVRREVRRAQEFVAGLKPADRIQLVTRGPRGAGPAGGDPALTSLLGSLSSGLEPAPSGPAPSFLPDSFDPGVRMERQVGEMDRHNQWLLSESPYVRQTFMENLDTTSLEAYRKSTRDYREIFREEVIGWFHDDRLPFNPRTRPIYDAPGWTGHEVVLDVYPDVIAYGILLLPKDLVPGERRPVVVCQHGLEGRPQETIRGDHRAYHDFTAKLAERGFITFAPQNLYIFRDRFRTLQRKANPLKKSLFSIIAAQHQQILDWLKTLPWVDPGRIGFYGLSYGGKTAMRVPALLTDYALSICSADFNEWVWKNASSRARYSYVFHGEYEIFEFDLGSTFNYAEMAALIAPRPFMVERGHFDGVAPDEMVGYEFAKVRHLYSARLGLADRVEIEWFVGPHTINGQGTFSFLHKHLNWPEKRE, from the coding sequence ATGGTGAAGATTTCTCCCTTCTTGGTTCTGGCGGGTGTCCTGTTGGCGTCTTGGGCGGATGGCCGGATAGCCTTCGGGCAGCCCGCTTCAGAGCTCTCGCGCCGGACGCAGCCATTGGAGATGACGGGAGACATCGCTTCCCACCTGGTGGCCGGCGCCGACCGCTTCCTCCTGGGCAAATTGGAGAACTCCCGCCGGACCCGGGCGCGACACTGGAACCGCGACTTCTCATCCCCCGGGAACTACGCCCGATCCCTGGAGCCGAACCGGAAGAGGCTGGCTCACATCCTGGGAGTCCGGGATCCTCGGGTGCCCTTTTCGAGTCCGGAACTGATGGCCACGGTCCGGCAAAGCGCCCGCATCGGGGGGACCGAATCCTACGATGTGTTCTCCATCCGCTGGCCCTCCGTCGGCCAGATGCATGGAGAAGGGCTGCTCCTGGTTCCCCGGCAGGGCCGGCCTGCCGCCGACGTCATCGCCGTCCCGGACGCGGACCAGAGCCCGGAACAGATCGCCGGCCTGATTCCCGGGGTCCCTGCCGCATCCCAGTTCGCGCGCCGCTTGGCCGAGAGCGGCTGCCGGGTCGTGGTTCCGGCCCTCATCAGCCGGGATAGGAAGAGGCGGATCGGGCGTCCCCTCCTGACGCATCGGGAGTTCATCTACCGGTCCGCCTTCGAACTGGGCCGGCACCTGCTGGGTTACGAGATCCAGAAGCTCCTGGCCCTGGTGGACTGGTTCACACAGGACGCCGAAGGCGGCGACCCCCGTATCGGTATTGCCGGTTATGGCGAGGGAGGTGGCCTCGCGCTCTATGCGGCCGCCCTGGACACCCGAATCGACGCCGCCCTGGTGAGCGGGTATTTCAGCGACCGGCGCAACATTTGGAAACAACCCATCGACCGCAACGTCTTCGGGCTGCTGGAGCAGTTCGGGGACGCGGAACTGGCCTCGATGATCGCACCTCGTTCCTTGATCGTCGAAGCGGCAAGGGGTCCCGAGTTGACGCTGCCCGGAGAAGGTGGGGCTCCGGCGATTCTGGACACGCCGCCACTCGAAACCGTTCGCCGGGAGGTCCGACGGGCCCAGGAATTCGTGGCCGGACTGAAACCCGCAGACCGGATCCAACTCGTGACCCGTGGTCCCCGGGGCGCCGGTCCCGCAGGCGGCGACCCCGCCCTGACCTCTCTGCTTGGATCGCTCTCAAGCGGACTCGAACCGGCTCCCTCCGGTCCTGCCCCCTCTTTCCTGCCGGACTCTTTCGATCCCGGGGTCCGCATGGAGCGCCAGGTCGGCGAAATGGACCGCCACAACCAGTGGCTGCTCTCCGAGAGCCCCTACGTCCGTCAAACCTTCATGGAGAATCTGGACACCACCTCCCTGGAAGCCTATCGGAAGAGTACGCGGGACTACCGCGAGATCTTCCGGGAGGAGGTCATCGGCTGGTTCCACGACGATCGACTGCCGTTCAATCCCCGCACCCGCCCGATCTACGACGCCCCCGGCTGGACCGGGCACGAGGTGGTCCTCGACGTCTACCCCGACGTCATCGCCTACGGGATTCTGCTTCTTCCCAAGGATCTGGTCCCCGGCGAGCGGCGGCCGGTGGTGGTCTGCCAGCACGGCCTGGAAGGGCGGCCCCAGGAAACCATCCGCGGCGACCACAGGGCCTATCACGACTTTACGGCCAAGCTCGCCGAACGGGGCTTCATCACCTTCGCCCCTCAGAATCTCTACATCTTCCGGGACCGCTTCCGCACGCTGCAGCGGAAGGCCAACCCCCTCAAGAAGTCCCTCTTCTCCATCATCGCCGCCCAACACCAGCAGATCCTGGACTGGCTCAAGACCCTCCCCTGGGTGGACCCCGGCCGGATCGGCTTCTACGGCCTGAGCTATGGAGGGAAGACGGCCATGCGGGTTCCTGCCCTGTTGACCGACTACGCCCTCTCCATCTGCTCGGCCGACTTCAACGAGTGGGTCTGGAAGAACGCCTCATCCCGAGCCAGGTACAGCTACGTCTTCCATGGAGAGTACGAGATCTTCGAGTTCGACCTGGGCAGCACGTTCAACTACGCGGAGATGGCGGCCCTGATTGCCCCCCGGCCCTTCATGGTGGAGCGGGGACATTTCGACGGCGTGGCCCCCGACGAGATGGTGGGCTATGAATTCGCCAAGGTGCGCCACCTGTACTCCGCGCGCCTGGGCCTGGCCGACCGGGTCGAGATCGAGTGGTTCGTGGGACCGCACACCATCAACGGCCAAGGCACCTTCTCGTTCCTGCACAAGCACTTGAACTGGCCGGAAAAGAGAGAGTGA
- a CDS encoding DSD1 family PLP-dependent enzyme has product MSTTGKTLARGDRVAGYNLEEIEARLESCEGISGVCKTDLATPSLLLDLDLFEANVETMARHAASRSIGMRPHSKTHKCPEVARRQLDAGALGISTATVSEAETMARAGITGLLITSEMADPNKFQRLVRLTRRHPDTMAVVDHVWQAEQMNHAAVAGGVHLNIMLDIDPANRRTGVEAGQPALRLARAVDRLSNLNLRGVHCYCGKSSHVHGFEERRRHSQESMAAPLETFSRMRKDGLPVEIFSGCSTGTYNIDSEIEGITEMQAGSYVFMDLDYMRIGGRGGDVYDDFDPALTVLSTVTSRNLSGQATLDAGLKAFSTDRAFGPRPVGIEGAGFRWGGDEHGILTLEAAGADVRLGDKLEFYPPHCDPTVNLYDRIYCTRGDQVVEVWPILARGHR; this is encoded by the coding sequence ATGAGCACCACCGGGAAGACGTTGGCTCGCGGTGATCGGGTTGCAGGGTACAACTTGGAGGAGATTGAGGCGCGCCTGGAGTCCTGCGAGGGGATCTCCGGCGTGTGCAAGACCGATCTTGCCACTCCTTCCCTGCTGCTGGATCTGGATCTCTTCGAGGCCAACGTCGAGACCATGGCCCGCCACGCTGCAAGCCGCTCCATCGGAATGCGGCCTCACTCCAAGACCCACAAATGCCCGGAGGTTGCGCGGCGCCAACTGGATGCCGGCGCTCTGGGAATCTCCACGGCCACCGTCTCCGAAGCCGAGACCATGGCCCGAGCCGGCATTACCGGCCTCCTGATCACCTCCGAGATGGCGGACCCCAACAAATTTCAGCGGCTGGTCCGCTTGACCCGGCGCCATCCCGACACCATGGCGGTGGTCGACCATGTGTGGCAGGCGGAGCAGATGAACCATGCGGCCGTGGCTGGAGGAGTGCACCTCAATATCATGCTGGACATCGATCCGGCCAACCGCCGAACCGGGGTCGAAGCCGGACAGCCGGCGCTCCGTCTGGCCCGGGCCGTGGACCGCCTCTCGAATCTGAATCTGAGAGGGGTCCACTGCTACTGCGGAAAGTCGTCCCACGTCCACGGTTTCGAAGAGCGGCGGCGGCACTCGCAGGAATCCATGGCCGCTCCACTGGAGACCTTCTCCAGGATGCGGAAGGATGGGCTCCCGGTGGAAATCTTCTCCGGTTGCAGCACCGGGACCTACAATATCGATTCCGAAATCGAGGGCATCACCGAGATGCAGGCAGGTTCCTACGTCTTCATGGACCTGGATTACATGCGCATCGGTGGCCGAGGGGGCGATGTCTACGATGACTTCGATCCTGCCCTGACGGTCCTCTCCACGGTCACCAGCAGGAACCTCTCCGGCCAGGCCACGCTGGATGCCGGGCTCAAGGCCTTTTCCACCGATCGGGCCTTCGGGCCGCGGCCGGTGGGGATCGAAGGCGCGGGCTTTCGATGGGGCGGGGACGAACACGGCATCCTGACCCTGGAAGCGGCCGGCGCCGATGTCCGTCTGGGCGACAAGCTGGAATTCTATCCCCCCCACTGCGACCCCACGGTCAACCTCTACGATCGCATCTACTGCACCCGGGGCGATCAGGTGGTGGAAGTCTGGCCGATCCTCGCCCGCGGCCATCGCTAA
- a CDS encoding thiamine pyrophosphate-binding protein, which produces MQLSELIVREARERGLNHYFGIPGSGLPLDIMDWGRRLDLDFVTVAHESSAAIMAAYYGLVRETAGLALAVKGVGAGNLAGGAVNAYFERVPVVCCCERSPLSTGHLELVCQCSHGKLFDSVVKSQCTVSLDSARESLRDAFFQASDGRPGPVLLDVPTDLSTASVPGGTLASLEARPSAQPDESKLAVLRKALSESQRPVVLAGQDVVRAGACAFLHSLVESLGAAVLVEMDAHGVFPESHPLWAGTFVGHQIPHTVEGELVPQADLALLVGCDSLVSDKKWESAAPVFELAQREEYESLAASPRLRIDGDLKTSLTRLLPPAPQAGFPPSQIAKTREQVLRHFRRPGDARLAAQDIIEITRTHLPDDGLLISETGIFILMLHHLWPVDRPGSHLCTSGGRTMGLMLPAILGAKLARPEQPMVGIGADGSTLMRLGELEVFARTGVRVPLVILNDHALGTMKSRQQSRGMEDYGLDLHPIDLAAVARASGLAGVVVRTPEEYETELKKALVADTTTLIDARVDPQAYQDSFAATIGII; this is translated from the coding sequence ATGCAGCTGTCCGAACTGATCGTCCGGGAAGCCAGGGAACGGGGCCTGAACCACTACTTCGGCATCCCGGGAAGCGGGCTGCCCCTGGACATCATGGATTGGGGGCGGCGTCTGGATCTCGACTTCGTCACGGTGGCCCATGAGTCCTCGGCGGCCATCATGGCTGCCTACTATGGACTCGTGAGAGAGACGGCGGGTCTGGCCCTGGCGGTCAAGGGCGTCGGAGCCGGGAACCTGGCGGGTGGGGCCGTCAACGCCTACTTCGAGCGCGTCCCCGTCGTCTGTTGCTGCGAGCGGAGTCCATTGTCCACCGGCCACCTGGAGCTGGTCTGCCAGTGCTCCCACGGGAAGCTCTTCGACTCGGTGGTCAAGTCGCAGTGTACGGTCTCTCTCGACTCGGCTCGGGAGAGTCTTCGCGACGCCTTCTTCCAGGCGTCCGATGGCCGTCCGGGTCCGGTGCTGCTGGACGTTCCTACCGACCTGTCGACGGCTTCCGTGCCGGGTGGGACGCTCGCTTCGCTTGAGGCTCGTCCGTCCGCACAGCCCGACGAATCGAAGCTCGCAGTTCTCCGGAAGGCGTTGTCAGAGTCCCAAAGACCGGTGGTCCTGGCGGGACAGGACGTGGTCCGGGCCGGTGCCTGCGCATTCCTGCACTCGCTGGTCGAATCCCTGGGAGCCGCGGTTCTGGTGGAGATGGACGCCCACGGAGTCTTTCCCGAGTCCCACCCCCTGTGGGCCGGGACCTTCGTGGGACACCAGATTCCCCACACGGTGGAGGGAGAGCTGGTCCCGCAAGCCGACTTGGCGCTTCTGGTCGGCTGCGACAGCCTGGTTTCGGACAAGAAGTGGGAGTCGGCGGCCCCCGTCTTCGAATTGGCCCAGCGGGAAGAGTACGAATCGCTGGCGGCCAGTCCCCGCCTTCGGATCGACGGCGATCTGAAAACCTCTTTGACGCGGCTGCTTCCGCCGGCCCCCCAGGCCGGATTTCCGCCGTCGCAAATCGCGAAGACCCGGGAGCAGGTTTTGCGGCACTTCCGGCGTCCGGGTGACGCCCGGCTGGCGGCTCAGGACATTATCGAGATCACGCGGACCCATCTGCCGGATGACGGCCTTCTGATTTCCGAAACGGGGATCTTCATCCTGATGTTGCATCATCTCTGGCCCGTGGATCGCCCCGGCAGCCATCTCTGCACTTCCGGCGGACGCACCATGGGCCTGATGCTTCCGGCGATCCTGGGGGCCAAACTGGCCCGGCCCGAACAACCCATGGTGGGCATTGGAGCCGATGGCAGCACCTTGATGCGGCTGGGGGAGTTGGAGGTCTTCGCCCGCACCGGAGTCCGGGTCCCTCTGGTGATCCTGAATGACCACGCGCTGGGCACCATGAAGTCGAGGCAGCAAAGCCGGGGTATGGAGGACTACGGGCTGGATCTGCACCCCATCGATCTGGCGGCCGTGGCCCGGGCCTCGGGTCTGGCCGGTGTCGTGGTCCGGACGCCCGAGGAATACGAAACGGAACTCAAGAAGGCTCTGGTTGCCGACACCACCACTCTGATCGACGCGCGGGTGGACCCTCAGGCCTACCAGGACAGCTTCGCCGCCACCATCGGGATCATCTAG
- a CDS encoding serine/threonine protein kinase gives MRIIFTTAGRTAIMDAAGGDLQVLDFQEPDQVTWQPAGFFRDGRRILLLSMEARRDGPGRPFAQYYTRTPTHIWTYNLQDKRLTEIATRDRMAVFYTPQLLLDDQRMLVQVFRNQVGQIFSMNLDGSDAREFTAAGEGLPYGFSLNRERRRVAFHLAGPAGYQVWTSDFEGRRRTLVAAHPDHLYFGPAWSPDGAWLAYLDCRFRQDPGHDWSDVCVSRPNGSEQRVLTRGQSHWFGASYGSPGNRGGGSNMLSWTRDGAILFSRKLPGSKVPWEYQPQRPDTDHFNRDYKPASARGGTEICRIDPGGGEIRYLTGSRPPVWDLRASESPDGRTIVFCRAKTGRMPEIWCVESNGTNARRLTRGLQGRGADHPRWLPLREGG, from the coding sequence ATGCGTATCATCTTCACGACGGCGGGCAGGACGGCCATCATGGACGCTGCCGGCGGGGATCTGCAAGTTCTGGATTTCCAGGAGCCGGACCAGGTGACGTGGCAGCCGGCCGGGTTCTTCCGCGACGGCCGGAGAATCCTGCTCTTGAGCATGGAAGCGCGCCGGGACGGTCCGGGCCGCCCCTTCGCCCAGTACTACACCCGGACCCCCACCCATATCTGGACCTATAACCTCCAGGACAAACGTCTCACCGAAATCGCCACCCGGGACCGGATGGCGGTCTTCTACACTCCCCAACTGCTGCTGGACGACCAACGCATGTTGGTGCAGGTCTTCCGAAACCAGGTCGGACAGATCTTCAGCATGAACCTGGATGGCAGCGATGCCCGCGAGTTCACGGCTGCGGGAGAAGGCCTCCCCTACGGCTTCAGCCTGAACCGGGAGAGGAGACGGGTCGCCTTTCACCTGGCCGGCCCGGCGGGTTACCAGGTCTGGACCAGCGATTTCGAAGGCCGCCGCCGCACCCTGGTTGCGGCCCATCCGGACCATCTCTACTTCGGGCCCGCCTGGTCGCCCGACGGAGCATGGCTCGCCTACCTGGATTGCCGCTTCCGGCAAGATCCGGGTCACGACTGGTCCGATGTCTGCGTCAGCCGCCCCAACGGATCGGAGCAGCGGGTGCTGACCCGGGGACAGTCCCACTGGTTCGGCGCCAGCTACGGCAGTCCGGGAAACCGCGGCGGCGGGTCAAATATGCTCTCTTGGACTCGAGACGGCGCCATTCTCTTTTCGCGAAAGCTCCCGGGCAGCAAGGTGCCCTGGGAATACCAGCCGCAGCGTCCGGACACGGACCATTTCAACCGCGACTACAAGCCAGCATCGGCCCGGGGCGGCACGGAGATCTGCCGGATCGACCCCGGCGGCGGCGAAATCCGGTACTTGACCGGGAGCCGCCCCCCCGTTTGGGACCTGAGGGCAAGCGAATCTCCCGACGGCCGCACCATCGTTTTCTGCCGGGCCAAGACAGGGCGGATGCCGGAGATCTGGTGCGTGGAGTCCAACGGAACCAACGCCAGGCGCCTCACCCGCGGCCTGCAGGGCCGGGGAGCCGATCACCCCCGCTGGCTGCCGTTGCGGGAGGGTGGCTAG
- a CDS encoding sialidase family protein: MPVAVTGTLLLSRLLGIAFAGAHVPAAPPQEKPMLLHSRAAVTSVTVSEPSIVHEDGAAPPYYSRYTPLLKLLDGSIILIGSADKILRSTDGGRTWRKQPVAISRYQALQRRDGSFYLLKRGVRPSERPGVFLAGHMKLNGLGDFKDVGDESWQETAISVPRFKPVIADDYKTVSRAPHVELAHELPDGTLLGLSYGNFVGDDVPISGFDTKLGVAPMYRTYILASTDDGKNWEYLSTIAYDGKTGQESFCEPALVDFGGGELLAIMRTGRYAPLFQCRSMDGGRTWSEPVSLETLGLRPRMTLLENGILACSFGWRPMRYIYWEDPNGGYYPAGLADYHKRYKSQVGIEDPSAAAGDYVMFSPDKGYTWTQPRKIAEPLTQGYTQIAATGPDSCVVLSYRFVLPGKSLGETLRMWENDSEHFLRDMKTLYEARRIVVRP, from the coding sequence ATGCCTGTTGCAGTGACCGGGACTCTGTTGCTGAGTCGTCTGCTGGGAATTGCCTTTGCCGGCGCGCACGTGCCGGCGGCCCCGCCACAAGAGAAACCGATGCTGCTCCATTCAAGGGCCGCGGTCACGTCGGTGACCGTCTCCGAGCCCTCCATCGTGCACGAAGATGGGGCGGCGCCCCCCTATTACTCTCGCTACACGCCGCTGCTCAAGCTGCTCGACGGTTCCATCATCCTCATTGGGAGCGCGGACAAGATCCTGCGTTCCACCGACGGCGGCCGCACTTGGCGGAAACAGCCGGTCGCGATCTCCAGATACCAGGCGCTACAGCGCCGGGACGGTTCGTTCTATCTGCTCAAGCGGGGCGTCCGGCCGTCAGAACGGCCGGGAGTTTTCCTCGCCGGACATATGAAATTGAACGGGCTCGGCGACTTCAAGGACGTTGGCGATGAATCCTGGCAGGAAACCGCCATCTCCGTGCCCCGGTTCAAGCCTGTCATCGCTGACGATTACAAGACCGTGTCTCGAGCTCCCCATGTCGAGCTCGCCCATGAGCTGCCGGACGGAACGCTGCTGGGGCTCTCCTACGGCAACTTCGTCGGCGACGACGTGCCCATCAGCGGATTCGACACCAAACTGGGCGTCGCGCCCATGTACCGCACCTACATATTGGCCTCCACCGATGACGGGAAGAATTGGGAATATCTTTCGACCATTGCCTACGACGGCAAGACCGGGCAGGAGAGTTTCTGCGAGCCGGCCCTCGTGGATTTCGGCGGCGGGGAACTGCTGGCGATCATGCGAACCGGCCGCTACGCGCCCCTTTTTCAGTGCCGTTCCATGGACGGAGGACGGACCTGGAGCGAGCCGGTCTCCCTGGAGACGCTGGGCCTGCGGCCGAGAATGACCCTGTTGGAGAATGGGATCCTGGCCTGCAGCTTCGGCTGGCGCCCCATGCGGTACATCTACTGGGAGGATCCCAACGGCGGGTACTACCCCGCGGGCCTCGCCGACTATCACAAGCGCTACAAGAGCCAGGTCGGAATTGAAGATCCTTCGGCGGCGGCGGGAGACTACGTCATGTTCAGTCCCGACAAGGGGTATACCTGGACTCAACCCCGCAAGATCGCCGAACCGTTGACGCAAGGGTACACTCAGATCGCCGCCACCGGCCCCGACTCCTGCGTCGTGCTCTCCTATCGTTTCGTTTTGCCTGGGAAATCGCTGGGTGAAACACTCCGGATGTGGGAAAACGACAGCGAGCATTTCCTGCGGGACATGAAGACGCTCTACGAGGCGCGCCGGATCGTCGTCCGGCCCTGA
- a CDS encoding carboxypeptidase regulatory-like domain-containing protein, with amino-acid sequence MRNRIMRRRVITLALVSLAVLLSLEYWKRQEKTTTSSEQARTTFAEPVSGPNESPRKTVQAAPGGFRRNRLSEAKRKNTAESTRVEILILDEDSRSPIPAATLTVLNLQTRTVESSHASDGSGRVLLNLEFGEYRVTARHPEYAKAGGSPRFRADSLTPTIRRTIALPPKTHATGIVRNQYGQGVEEASVLFKHMTRGKAEGTLFRTKTRQGGWFEVGIPRGTYKVHVSKLLHKPILEEGILIPGTEPIQIILAEETGLVRLSGEVVDGSGQPVTSAMLIVKPRAMPRRGTSTDANGYFEMMIPTGKARMFVNASGYSSHQEQLRLTGDITRNITLSKREIFTVRVYDPSGRPVKDAGVEGRSLEDDGLVLHESPGDDLKASGEDKQYYATTYPVRIFASAVHLGFGFSEAVVMQEYQPYIELHLSGRGELLGRVVDQKGRPVQDFSISLNDKETGRGGSSKILSEHGQFAFRHIPAGTYSLTVAGYGDSSFHRVFPDVAIRDDIPTVLELVLSER; translated from the coding sequence ATGAGGAACAGAATTATGCGGCGCCGAGTGATCACTCTGGCACTTGTCTCGTTGGCCGTTCTTCTCTCGTTGGAGTATTGGAAACGGCAAGAAAAGACGACAACGTCGAGCGAGCAAGCACGGACAACTTTCGCAGAGCCGGTCTCCGGCCCGAATGAGTCTCCTCGCAAGACCGTTCAAGCCGCGCCAGGGGGATTTCGTCGGAACAGACTCAGTGAAGCCAAGAGAAAGAATACGGCAGAGAGTACTCGTGTCGAAATCCTGATCCTGGATGAGGACTCCCGGTCGCCAATCCCGGCGGCGACTCTTACAGTTCTCAACTTGCAGACGAGAACTGTCGAGTCATCTCATGCGAGTGACGGGAGCGGGCGAGTCCTGCTGAATCTCGAATTCGGCGAATACCGGGTCACCGCAAGACACCCCGAGTACGCCAAGGCCGGAGGGTCACCTCGCTTCCGGGCCGACTCGCTGACACCTACGATTCGAAGAACGATCGCCCTCCCGCCCAAGACCCATGCAACAGGCATCGTGAGGAATCAGTATGGCCAGGGAGTTGAGGAGGCATCTGTACTCTTCAAGCACATGACGCGTGGAAAGGCGGAGGGCACTCTCTTTCGAACGAAGACACGCCAGGGCGGCTGGTTTGAGGTCGGGATTCCGCGCGGAACTTACAAGGTTCATGTGAGCAAGCTGCTGCACAAGCCGATTCTGGAGGAGGGGATCCTGATTCCCGGGACTGAGCCGATTCAAATCATCCTGGCAGAGGAGACAGGACTGGTCAGATTGTCCGGCGAGGTGGTGGACGGATCCGGACAACCCGTTACCAGCGCAATGTTGATTGTGAAACCCAGGGCAATGCCAAGGCGAGGGACCTCGACCGACGCCAACGGCTATTTTGAAATGATGATACCTACGGGTAAGGCAAGGATGTTTGTGAACGCCTCAGGCTACTCCAGCCACCAGGAACAACTGAGGCTAACTGGCGACATCACCAGGAATATCACTCTGAGCAAGCGCGAAATCTTTACCGTGCGTGTGTACGATCCGAGCGGAAGGCCGGTGAAAGATGCAGGGGTGGAGGGCAGATCACTAGAAGACGACGGACTGGTGCTACATGAATCACCTGGTGACGATTTGAAGGCATCCGGAGAAGACAAGCAATACTACGCCACGACGTACCCTGTCCGAATATTCGCCTCAGCCGTTCACCTTGGCTTCGGCTTCTCCGAGGCCGTGGTCATGCAGGAATACCAACCCTACATTGAGCTCCATCTGAGTGGCCGCGGAGAACTCCTGGGCCGGGTCGTAGACCAAAAGGGTAGGCCGGTGCAGGATTTCAGTATCAGTCTGAACGACAAGGAAACTGGTCGAGGAGGGTCGAGCAAAATACTCTCCGAGCACGGACAATTTGCCTTCAGGCACATTCCTGCCGGGACCTATTCCCTGACTGTTGCCGGCTATGGTGACAGCTCGTTTCATCGGGTATTTCCGGATGTGGCGATCCGAGATGACATTCCCACCGTACTGGAGCTCGTACTATCTGAGAGGTAG